Proteins encoded within one genomic window of Brassica rapa cultivar Chiifu-401-42 chromosome A09, CAAS_Brap_v3.01, whole genome shotgun sequence:
- the LOC117127770 gene encoding uncharacterized protein LOC117127770, giving the protein MIPKVTARMNEALIRDISKEEVKEAIFSIKAESAPGPDEILAVNQSAFVSERLISDNILIAHEAVHALKVHPEVSAEYMAVKIDMSKAYDIIECCYLPALLRAMGFHEKWVDWIMMCVTTVSFSVLINDQPFGLISP; this is encoded by the exons ATGATACCAAAGGTGACGGCAAGAATGAACGAAGCTCTCATAAGAGACATTTCGAAAGAAGAGGTGAAAGAAGCGATATTCTCAATCAAAGCTGAGAGTGCACCAGGACCGGATG AGATTTTGGCTGTCAATCAGTCAGCGTTTGTGAGTGAAAGATTGATCTCAGACAACATTTTAATCGCTCATGAAGCAGTCCACGCCCTGAAGGTACACCCAGAGGTATCAGCAGAGTACATGGCAGTGAAAATTGACATGTCCAAAGCATACGACATAATTGAATGCTGTTACTTGCCAGCCTTACTGCGAGCGATGGGTTTTCACGAGAAGTGGGTTGATTGGATCATGATGTGTGTAACAACTGTATCCTTCTCGGTCCTGATAAACGATCAACCCTTTGGCTTAATATCCCCGTAG